A genome region from Mugil cephalus isolate CIBA_MC_2020 chromosome 13, CIBA_Mcephalus_1.1, whole genome shotgun sequence includes the following:
- the calm2a gene encoding calmodulin 2a (phosphorylase kinase, delta), which yields MADQLTEEQIAEFKEAFSLFDKDGDGTITTKELGTVMRSLGQNPTEAELQDMINEVDADGNGTIDFPEFLTMMARKMKDTDSEEEIREAFRVFDKDGNGYISAAELRHVMTNLGEKLTDEEVDEMIREADIDGDGQVNYEEFVQMMTAK from the exons ATG gCAGATCAGCTGACAGAAGAGCAGATTGCTG aATTCAAGGAGGCATTTTCGCTCTTTGACAAGGATGGAGACGGCACCATCACCACCAAAGAGCTGGGAACAGTCATGCGCTCTCTGGGCCAGAACCCCACAGAGGCAGAGCTGCAAGACATGATAAATGAAGTGGATGCCGATG GAAATGGAACGATAGACTTCCCAGAGTTCCTGACCATGATGGCCAGGAAGATGAAGGACACAGACAGCGAGGAGGAGATCAGAGAAGCATTCCGTGTCTTTGACAAG GACGGCAATGGATACATCAGTGCTGCTGAGCTGCGCCACGTGATGACAAACCTCGGAGAGAAGCTGACTGACGAGGAAGTGGACGAGATGATCAGAGAAGCAGACATTGACGGAGACGGTCAGGTCAACTATGAAG AGTTCGTACAAATGATGACGGCGAAGTGA